The Sphingobium sp. BYY-5 genome contains a region encoding:
- the rmuC gene encoding DNA recombination protein RmuC, whose product MDSLAAILILVALLIGLAIGWLLKGNSLAPLATEKADLAVKLDTTAAQRNGAIAELAVEKERVAQAAAHIARLESAQVASDERLGVVQTEREGALRELAALQSDIQARTQAFQQQIAALKDAKEQLSAQFSEIGGKLLDQAQTQFLTRADQRFAQASEKSEAQLKTLLNPVETTLKRYEEGLARVEKDRVGSYAELREAISQVQLGQGQVRDETAKLVNALRAAPKTRGRWGEQQFKNLIETAGLSPFVDFQEEVSVAVEEGRLRPDFIIRLPGDQQLVVDVKCSLEAYLNAVDQVDPATRDRYMSDHARAVRTHADALGRKAYWEQFAKAPDFVIMYVPGDNFVTAALEADMELWERAAKNRVIICGPATFLPLARTLAGHWRQAKMQEQAQQVGQLGKEMYERLSVAATHLKRLGSGLNSAVANYNSFIGSFETRVLSTGRKFRDLDIETGGKEIETVEPLDVLARDAQTDEARALPAAE is encoded by the coding sequence GTGGACAGCTTGGCCGCAATATTGATCTTGGTGGCGCTGCTGATCGGCCTCGCAATAGGCTGGCTGCTCAAGGGCAATTCGCTTGCGCCGCTGGCGACCGAGAAGGCGGACCTTGCTGTGAAACTCGACACTACCGCCGCCCAGCGCAACGGCGCCATCGCCGAACTGGCGGTGGAGAAGGAGCGTGTGGCGCAGGCGGCAGCCCATATCGCCCGCCTCGAATCGGCTCAGGTCGCATCGGACGAGCGCCTCGGCGTGGTGCAGACCGAACGCGAAGGCGCGCTGCGCGAACTGGCCGCGCTCCAGTCCGACATCCAAGCGCGCACCCAGGCCTTCCAGCAGCAGATCGCTGCGCTCAAGGACGCGAAGGAACAACTCTCCGCCCAGTTCAGCGAGATCGGTGGCAAGCTGCTCGATCAGGCGCAGACCCAGTTCCTGACCCGCGCCGACCAGCGTTTTGCCCAGGCGAGCGAAAAGAGCGAGGCGCAATTGAAGACCCTGCTCAATCCAGTCGAAACCACGCTGAAACGCTATGAGGAAGGGCTCGCACGGGTCGAGAAGGACCGCGTGGGCAGCTATGCCGAACTGCGCGAGGCGATCTCGCAGGTGCAGCTTGGCCAGGGCCAGGTACGCGACGAGACGGCCAAGCTGGTCAACGCCCTGCGTGCCGCGCCCAAGACCCGCGGTCGCTGGGGCGAGCAGCAGTTCAAGAATCTGATCGAAACCGCCGGCCTTTCTCCCTTCGTCGATTTTCAGGAAGAAGTGTCCGTCGCGGTGGAGGAAGGTCGTCTGCGTCCCGACTTCATCATACGCCTGCCGGGCGACCAGCAGCTGGTGGTCGACGTCAAATGCTCGCTGGAAGCCTATCTGAACGCCGTCGATCAGGTCGATCCGGCCACCCGTGATCGTTACATGAGCGATCATGCCCGCGCCGTGCGCACCCATGCCGACGCGCTGGGGCGCAAGGCTTATTGGGAGCAGTTCGCCAAGGCGCCCGACTTTGTCATCATGTATGTGCCGGGCGATAATTTCGTCACCGCTGCTTTAGAAGCCGACATGGAATTGTGGGAACGCGCGGCCAAGAACCGCGTCATCATCTGTGGCCCGGCCACCTTCCTGCCCCTCGCCCGCACGCTGGCCGGTCATTGGCGCCAGGCCAAGATGCAGGAGCAGGCACAGCAGGTCGGCCAGCTCGGCAAGGAAATGTACGAGCGGCTGTCCGTCGCTGCGACGCATTTGAAGCGCCTCGGCTCCGGCCTCAATAGCGCAGTCGCCAATTACAACAGCTTCATCGGCAGCTTCGAAACCCGCGTCCTCTCCACCGGCCGCAAATTCCGTGACCTGGACATCGAAACCGGCGGCAAGGAGATCGAGACGGTCGAACCGCTGGACGTGCTGGCGAGGGACGCACAGACGGACGAGGCAAGGGCGCTGCCGGCCGCGGAGTGA
- a CDS encoding GlxA family transcriptional regulator, with product MDEMGHPRAEVGILLYPGCQQAMVHGMTDLIDIASQFSRQHGGPALRVSHWHGQQADGRFARSHDTHDGLPGAPDIWLVPGRLSGIPEAEEAAPYARWLLDRHAQGATLASNCGGAFLLAATGLLDGRPATTHWSFADQFRARFPDVKLDCDRIVIDDGDILTAGGLMAWTDLGLRLVDRLLGPTVMLDTGKFLLVDPAGREQKHYARFAPRMTHGDEPILRVQHWLAAREANAGSVGQMAAQAGLEERTFQRRFKGATGMTPIEYVQHLRVAKAREHLEFTKRTVDQIAWSVGYEDAAAFRKLFHRLIGLSPGDYRTRFAVPRANAA from the coding sequence ATGGATGAAATGGGTCATCCCAGGGCAGAAGTCGGCATCCTCCTCTACCCCGGATGCCAGCAGGCGATGGTCCATGGCATGACCGACCTCATCGATATCGCCAGCCAGTTTTCGCGCCAGCATGGTGGCCCGGCGCTGCGCGTCAGCCATTGGCATGGGCAGCAGGCCGACGGCCGCTTCGCGCGCAGCCATGACACGCATGACGGGCTGCCCGGCGCGCCGGACATCTGGCTCGTCCCCGGCCGCCTGTCCGGTATCCCGGAAGCGGAGGAGGCCGCGCCCTATGCACGCTGGTTGCTGGACCGCCATGCCCAGGGCGCAACGCTCGCCTCCAATTGCGGCGGCGCCTTCCTGCTCGCGGCGACGGGATTGCTCGACGGCCGGCCGGCGACGACTCACTGGTCGTTCGCCGACCAGTTCCGCGCTCGCTTTCCCGATGTGAAGCTCGATTGCGACCGCATCGTCATTGACGATGGCGACATCCTGACTGCGGGCGGGTTGATGGCCTGGACGGACCTTGGCCTGCGCCTCGTCGACCGGCTGCTGGGGCCGACGGTGATGCTCGACACAGGCAAGTTCCTGCTGGTCGACCCGGCCGGACGGGAACAGAAACATTATGCCCGCTTCGCGCCGCGCATGACTCATGGCGACGAACCGATCCTGAGAGTCCAGCACTGGCTCGCCGCGCGGGAAGCCAACGCCGGCAGCGTCGGACAGATGGCGGCGCAGGCCGGGCTGGAGGAACGTACCTTCCAGCGCCGCTTCAAGGGCGCAACGGGCATGACCCCGATCGAATATGTCCAGCATCTGCGCGTCGCGAAGGCGCGCGAACATCTGGAATTCACCAAGCGCACCGTCGACCAGATCGCATGGAGCGTCGGCTATGAAGACGCTGCCGCTTTCCGCAAACTGTTCCATCGCCTGATCGGCCTGTCACCGGGCGACTATCGCACCCGCTTCGCCGTCCCGCGCGCCAATGCGGCATGA
- a CDS encoding alpha/beta hydrolase encodes MSNIITTKDGTRIFYKDWGPRDGQPILFSHGWPLSADAWDAQMVYFANQGFRTIAHDRRSHGRSDQVWDNNNMDQYADDLSDLIEALDLHDLILVGHSTGGGEVTRYVGRHGTARVAKLALIGAVPPLMLKTEANPGGLPIDVFDGIRKGTFDNRSQFFKDLSIPFYGYNREGAVISEGIREEFWRQGMMGGLKGQLDSIRAFSESDFHADLARVDVPTLVLHGDDDQIVPIGASALSTMKIVTHAVLKVYEGVDHGLTQTQQDRFNADLLEFIQN; translated from the coding sequence ATGAGCAATATTATCACCACCAAGGATGGCACCCGCATCTTCTACAAGGATTGGGGGCCGCGCGATGGCCAGCCGATCCTCTTCTCCCATGGCTGGCCACTCAGCGCCGACGCCTGGGACGCGCAGATGGTCTATTTCGCCAATCAGGGTTTTCGCACCATCGCCCATGACCGCCGCAGCCATGGCCGGTCGGATCAGGTGTGGGACAATAATAATATGGATCAATATGCCGATGATCTGTCGGACCTGATCGAGGCGCTGGACCTGCACGACCTGATCCTGGTCGGCCATTCGACCGGTGGCGGCGAAGTCACCCGTTATGTCGGCCGGCACGGTACGGCGCGGGTCGCCAAGCTGGCGCTGATCGGCGCGGTGCCGCCGTTGATGCTGAAGACCGAAGCGAATCCGGGCGGCCTGCCGATCGATGTGTTCGACGGCATCCGCAAGGGCACGTTCGACAATCGCAGCCAGTTCTTCAAGGATCTGAGCATCCCCTTCTACGGCTATAACCGTGAGGGGGCGGTGATTTCGGAGGGTATCCGTGAGGAATTCTGGCGGCAGGGGATGATGGGTGGTCTCAAGGGGCAACTCGACTCGATCCGCGCCTTCTCGGAAAGCGACTTCCACGCTGATCTCGCCAGGGTCGATGTGCCCACGCTCGTCCTGCATGGCGACGATGACCAGATCGTACCGATCGGTGCATCCGCCCTCTCCACCATGAAGATCGTTACGCACGCGGTCCTGAAGGTGTATGAAGGCGTAGACCATGGGCTGACGCAGACTCAGCAGGACCGGTTCAATGCCGACCTGCTTGAGTTCATCCAGAATTGA
- a CDS encoding DUF6356 family protein, producing MINRLFLQHPRTVGESYPQHMGVAMRFGFLMVRSGLACMIHGIVPALFMRTGSSMVKRLYGEMRQRQPDLEQGTPAYLSPQWRPEYEI from the coding sequence ATGATCAACCGACTGTTTCTGCAACATCCGCGGACGGTGGGGGAAAGCTATCCCCAGCATATGGGGGTGGCGATGCGCTTCGGTTTCCTGATGGTGCGATCGGGGCTGGCCTGCATGATCCACGGGATCGTTCCGGCACTGTTCATGCGCACGGGCAGTAGCATGGTCAAGCGTCTCTATGGCGAGATGCGCCAGCGCCAACCCGATCTGGAACAGGGGACTCCGGCCTATCTCAGCCCGCAATGGCGGCCGGAATATGAGATTTGA
- a CDS encoding beta-L-arabinofuranosidase domain-containing protein, which translates to MTASLSAMLPASAAAAEPTADVKPARLKPFDMADVTLADGPFLHAQRMTEAYLLRLQPDRMLHNFRVNAGLKPKAAVYGGWESEPSWAEINCHGHTLGHYLSACALAYRSTRDNRFRQRIDYIASELAVCQQAAGSGLVCAFPDGPALMAAHIRGDKITGVPWYTLHKVYAGLRDGALLADSTASREVLIRLADWGVVATRPLSDAQFETMLATEHGGMNEIYADIYVMTGKEEYRTLSQRFSHKAVMEPLVKDRDLLDGMHANTNVPKIVGFQRVYEVTGDDRYAQAAAFFFRTVAHTRSFATGGHGDNEHFFAMADFDKHVFSAKGSETCCQHNMLKLARLLFMQDPQADYADYYERTLYNGILASQDPDSGMATYFQGAQPGYMKLYHTPEDSFWCCTGTGMENHVKYRDSIYFHDAKSIYVNLFVPSSVAWKEKGAELIQRTTFPDMPTTSLRWRLRAPTEIALQLRHPRWSRTAVVLVNDHEVARSVTPGSYVQVSRMWKDGDHVELHLNMEPAVESAPAAPDIVAFTYGPIVLAGALGRLGLAPGADIIINERKYGEYNKGEVAVPTITGDPKLLAQQIKPGTGPLEFTIAGADGAPVRLIPYYRIAHERYATYWRVKPMTA; encoded by the coding sequence ATGACGGCAAGTCTGAGCGCGATGCTGCCGGCATCCGCTGCGGCGGCCGAACCGACGGCAGATGTAAAGCCGGCGCGCCTTAAGCCCTTCGATATGGCGGATGTGACCCTGGCGGACGGGCCATTCCTGCACGCCCAGCGCATGACGGAAGCCTATCTGCTTCGGCTCCAGCCAGATCGGATGCTGCACAACTTCCGTGTCAATGCGGGTTTGAAACCGAAGGCGGCAGTCTATGGCGGTTGGGAGTCCGAGCCGTCCTGGGCCGAGATCAACTGCCATGGTCACACGCTGGGCCATTATCTGTCCGCCTGCGCGCTCGCCTATCGTTCCACCAGGGATAATCGCTTCAGGCAGCGGATCGACTATATCGCGAGCGAACTGGCGGTATGCCAGCAGGCGGCGGGATCGGGCCTCGTCTGCGCCTTCCCGGACGGGCCGGCGTTGATGGCGGCACATATTCGCGGGGACAAAATTACCGGCGTTCCCTGGTATACGTTGCACAAGGTCTATGCTGGCCTGCGCGATGGCGCGCTGCTGGCGGACAGCACGGCATCGCGCGAGGTGCTGATCCGGCTGGCGGACTGGGGAGTGGTCGCGACCAGGCCGCTTAGCGACGCGCAGTTCGAAACGATGCTAGCCACGGAACATGGTGGCATGAATGAAATCTACGCCGACATCTACGTCATGACCGGCAAGGAAGAGTATCGCACCCTGTCGCAGCGCTTTTCCCACAAGGCGGTGATGGAACCGCTGGTCAAGGACCGCGACCTGCTGGACGGGATGCACGCCAATACGAACGTGCCCAAGATCGTGGGTTTCCAGCGCGTCTATGAGGTGACGGGCGATGATCGTTATGCCCAGGCGGCGGCCTTCTTCTTCCGCACGGTGGCGCACACCCGTTCCTTTGCGACAGGCGGGCATGGTGACAATGAGCATTTTTTCGCCATGGCCGATTTCGACAAACATGTCTTTTCTGCCAAGGGGTCGGAAACCTGCTGCCAGCACAATATGCTGAAGCTGGCGCGGTTGCTGTTCATGCAGGACCCGCAGGCCGACTATGCCGACTATTATGAGCGCACGCTCTATAACGGCATTCTCGCTTCGCAGGACCCGGACAGTGGGATGGCCACCTATTTTCAAGGCGCGCAGCCGGGCTACATGAAGCTGTATCACACCCCAGAGGACAGTTTCTGGTGCTGCACGGGTACCGGTATGGAGAACCACGTCAAATATCGGGATTCCATCTATTTTCACGATGCCAAGTCGATCTATGTGAACCTGTTCGTGCCGTCGTCCGTTGCCTGGAAGGAGAAAGGGGCGGAACTGATCCAGCGCACGACCTTCCCCGATATGCCGACGACCAGCCTGCGATGGAGGCTGCGCGCGCCGACGGAGATCGCGCTGCAACTGCGGCACCCGCGCTGGAGCCGGACGGCGGTGGTGCTGGTGAACGATCATGAGGTCGCACGCTCCGTGACGCCCGGCAGCTATGTCCAGGTCTCGCGGATGTGGAAGGATGGCGACCATGTCGAATTGCACCTGAACATGGAACCGGCAGTGGAAAGCGCGCCGGCCGCGCCCGACATCGTCGCCTTCACCTACGGGCCGATCGTGCTGGCGGGCGCTTTGGGGCGGCTGGGGCTGGCCCCCGGCGCGGACATCATCATCAATGAACGCAAATATGGAGAATATAATAAGGGCGAGGTGGCAGTACCGACCATCACGGGCGATCCGAAACTTCTGGCACAGCAGATAAAACCGGGGACGGGACCACTGGAGTTCACCATCGCGGGCGCAGACGGCGCACCGGTGCGGCTAATCCCTTATTACCGCATCGCACATGAACGCTATGCGACCTATTGGCGGGTAAAGCCCATGACAGCCTAA